In Miscanthus floridulus cultivar M001 chromosome 5, ASM1932011v1, whole genome shotgun sequence, one genomic interval encodes:
- the LOC136451845 gene encoding laccase-20-like, which translates to MSKMLPIAAALLFFYAAVALLGAAGSQAAVVEHTFVVKQVYMRHLCNDTLATVVNGQFPGPPVEATEGDTVIVHLVNESPFEITIHWHGVKQRLTCWADGAGMVTQCPIQPNSTFTHRFKVDGQVGTLWWHSHVSILRATLHGIIIIRPKSGSYPFKNQPHMDVPIIISEWWQRDLMKVDRNFSNGGDFSDNPAGATINGKLGDQYNCSGVVEDNFVLNVEHGKTYLLRLVNGALFSEYYFKVAGHKFTVVGADANYITPYTTDVVAIAPGETFDVLMVADAPPCRYYMATVANQPPLPDPQIPVFVSRGIVQYTDIPRADADRCRDQPPQMPEMPDQHDTMTTFYFHGNLSGLPTHPLLPQLRGRVDEHLFITLGKGTICREDKPSCKRGGSNEAIEVAYMNNVSFRLPEKMSLLEARQYGGNDMAVQELPTRPPSVFNFTDPALIPVGPGKPLEKLEATRKATTVRRFKHNATVEVVFQSTATMQSDSNPMHLHGHDFFVLAQGHGNYDPAKHVRTYNLVDPLLKNTVQVPRIGWAVVRFIADNPGAWFMHCHFEFHIAMGMATVFEVANGATPEDTLPPPPSDLPKCIHKKE; encoded by the exons ATGAGCAAGATGCTTCCAATCGCAGCAGCCCTCCTTTTCTTCTACGCCGCCGTGGCCCTGCTCGGAGCTGCAGGCAGCCAAGCCGCGGTGGTCGAGCACACCTTTGTT GTAAAGCAAGTGTATATGCGACACCTCTGCAATGATACGCTGGCCACCGTGGTCAACGGCCAGTTTCCAGGACCACCGGTAGAGGCTACGGAAGGGGACACAGTGATTGTACACCTCGTCAACGAGTCACCCTTTGAAATAACAATTCACTg GCATGGCGTAAAGCAGAGACTAACGTGCTGGGCGGATGGCGCCGGAATGGTAACACAGTGCCCAATCCAGCCAAACTCGACGTTCACCCACCGCTTCAAGGTGGACGGGCAGGTGGGTACGCTGTGGTGGCACTCTCACGTCTCCATCCTCCGGGCAACCCTGCacggcatcatcatcatccgcCCAAAGTCCGGCTCCTACCCGTTCAAGAATCAGCCTCACATGGATGTTCCTATCATCATAA GTGAATGGTGGCAGAGAGATTTGATGAAAGTGGACAGGAACTTTTCCAATGGGGGCGATTTCAGTGATAACCCCGCTGGAGCCACCATCAATGGAAAACTTGGTGATCAGTACAACTGCTCCG GCGTCGTAGAAGACAACTTCGTTCTGAACGTGGAGCATGGCAAGACGTACCTGCTCCGGCTAGTGAACGGGGCGCTCTTCTCCGAGTACTACTTCAAGGTCGCCGGCCACAAGTTCACGGTGGTCGGCGCCGACGCCAACTACATCACGCCGTACACCACCGACGTGGTCGCCATCGCGCCCGGCGAGACGTTCGACGTCCTCATGGTCGCCGACGCGCCGCCCTGCCGCTACTACATGGCCACCGTGGCCAACCAGCCGCCGCTCCCGGACCCCCAGATCCCGGTGTTCGTGTCCAGAGGCATAGTGCAGTACACGGACATCCCCCGCGCCGACGCGGACAGGTGCAGAGACCAGCCGCCCCAGATGCCAGAGATGCCCGACCAGCACGACACGATGACGACGTTCTACTTCCACGGCAACCTGTCCGGCCTCCCCACCCACCCGCTGCTGCCGCAGCTCCGGGGCCGCGTCGACGAGCACCTCTTCATCACGCTCGGCAAGGGCACCATCTGCCGAGAGGACAAGCCGTCCTGCAAGAGGGGAGGCAGCAACGAGGCCATCGAGGTGGCCTACATGAACAACGTCTCCTTCCGCCTCCCGGAGAAGATGTCGCTGCTCGAGGCGCGGCAGTACGGCGGCAACGACATGGCGGTGCAGGAGCTGCCGACCAGGCCGCCGAGCGTGTTCAACTTCACCGACCCGGCGCTGATCCCGGTCGGCCCCGGCAAGCCGCTGGAGAAGCTCGAGGCCACGCGGAAGGCCACGACGGTGCGGCGGTTCAAGCACAACGCCACGGTCGAGGTGGTGTTCCAGAGCACGGCCACGATGCAGAGCGACTCCAACCCGATGCACCTCCACGGCCACGACTTCTTCGTGCTCGCGCAGGGCCATGGAAACTACGACCCGGCCAAGCACGTGAGGACCTACAACCTGGTGGACCCGCTGCTCAAGAACACGGTGCAGGTGCCGAGGATTGGATGGGCGGTCGTCCGGTTCATCGCCGACAACCCGGGGGCGTGGTTCATGCATTGCCACTTCGAGTTCCACATCGCCATGGGCATGGCCACGGTGTTCGAGGTGGCCAACGGAGCCACGCCGGAAGACACTCTGCCCCCGCCGCCGTCAGATCTTCCAAAGTGCATACACAAGAAGGAATAA